A stretch of Candidatus Sphingomonas phytovorans DNA encodes these proteins:
- a CDS encoding TMEM175 family protein, whose protein sequence is MATKHSGKHSGPEHALERLVFFSDAVFAIAITLLVIEIHVPRLPPGSTNQDYFVALAHLIPSFFGFFVSFWVIGAFWIVHHRAFSLAAHYRDSLLTPNLAVLCGIVFIPFATAFMAANTGMLVPQALYDLTLIVCGLLHLRLNRMVTSPPVVSEQADPLTIALTRVRGWSVTLGAACALAIGFVDSHYSQVALITIPLWRILLQRRTRRRFPAA, encoded by the coding sequence GTGGCAACGAAGCATTCGGGGAAGCATTCGGGACCCGAGCATGCGCTGGAGCGGCTCGTTTTCTTCTCCGACGCAGTCTTCGCGATTGCGATTACGCTGCTGGTCATCGAGATTCACGTGCCACGGCTACCGCCCGGTTCGACCAATCAAGACTATTTCGTCGCGCTCGCCCATTTGATCCCCAGCTTCTTCGGATTCTTCGTCAGCTTCTGGGTAATCGGCGCCTTCTGGATCGTGCATCATCGTGCCTTTTCCCTGGCCGCGCATTATCGCGACTCGCTGCTCACCCCCAATCTCGCCGTTCTTTGCGGGATCGTCTTCATCCCCTTTGCCACCGCCTTCATGGCAGCCAATACCGGCATGCTTGTGCCACAGGCCCTTTACGATCTGACGCTGATCGTGTGCGGGCTGCTCCATCTTCGGCTCAACCGGATGGTCACCAGCCCGCCAGTGGTCAGCGAACAGGCCGATCCGCTGACGATCGCGCTGACCAGGGTGCGCGGCTGGTCGGTCACGCTCGGCGCTGCCTGCGCGCTTGCGATAGGTTTCGTCGATTCGCACTACAGCCAGGTTGCGCTGATCACCATTCCACTATGGCGCATCCTGCTCCAGCGCCGGACGCGGCGGCGCTTCCCCGCCGCATAA
- a CDS encoding DUF4126 domain-containing protein produces the protein MGAAEILGVAASVSLLSGWRLYLCVFATGIAMHTGWIALPAHLHQLDILANPWVIGVAGVAALAEFLADKVMWIDSAWDAVHTLIRPIGGALLALAIVDPNDPAWQVIALILGGGASLLTHSAKAGTRAMVNASPEPVSNLLVSTTEDVATGGLLLLALANPVIAIGIAVLLLAGAVAALLMLRRLLRWVTRQGRTATRPTAD, from the coding sequence ATGGGCGCGGCCGAGATCCTGGGCGTGGCGGCGAGCGTTAGCCTGCTTTCGGGCTGGCGGCTCTATCTATGCGTGTTCGCCACCGGCATCGCGATGCATACGGGCTGGATCGCCCTTCCCGCTCACCTCCACCAGCTCGACATATTGGCCAATCCGTGGGTGATCGGGGTTGCCGGTGTGGCGGCCCTGGCCGAGTTCCTGGCCGACAAGGTGATGTGGATCGACAGTGCCTGGGATGCTGTCCACACGCTCATCCGGCCGATCGGCGGCGCGCTGCTGGCCCTGGCGATCGTCGATCCGAACGATCCGGCCTGGCAGGTGATCGCCCTGATCCTGGGCGGCGGGGCATCGTTGCTGACTCACAGCGCAAAGGCGGGTACGCGCGCGATGGTAAACGCCAGCCCCGAACCAGTCAGCAACCTGCTGGTTTCCACGACGGAGGACGTGGCGACCGGCGGGCTCTTGCTGCTCGCGCTCGCCAATCCGGTCATTGCCATCGGAATCGCGGTGCTGCTCCTTGCAGGCGCCGTCGCCGCGCTGTTGATGCTGCGCCGTCTACTGCGTTGGGTGACGCGACAGGGACGGACGGCTACCCGACCAACTGCGGATTAG
- a CDS encoding cysteine hydrolase family protein, translating to MRQALLVVDVQPCFDPPPWLIEEVGQLAAAMPSVATVERHDEAITPFERQLGWKPAPDDTSLVRTDALFVKHGYLPPPEAIRHLRGLGVDRVLVCGIQADTCILAAGFALFDAGLHPTLLRWLTVGSSLDRSGALGERLWRHHFGAVLGSREELTAGLAHQ from the coding sequence ATGCGCCAGGCTTTGCTCGTGGTTGATGTCCAGCCCTGTTTCGATCCGCCGCCCTGGCTGATCGAGGAGGTGGGACAGCTCGCCGCCGCCATGCCTTCGGTCGCGACGGTCGAACGCCATGACGAGGCGATCACGCCGTTCGAGCGCCAGCTCGGCTGGAAGCCGGCGCCTGACGACACGAGCCTCGTGCGGACCGATGCCCTGTTCGTGAAGCACGGCTATCTGCCGCCGCCCGAGGCGATCCGGCATCTTCGCGGCCTCGGTGTAGACCGGGTGCTCGTCTGCGGCATCCAGGCCGATACGTGCATCCTCGCGGCCGGTTTCGCCCTGTTCGACGCAGGGCTTCATCCGACCCTGTTGCGCTGGCTCACGGTCGGGTCCTCGCTCGACCGGTCAGGCGCGCTTGGCGAGCGATTATGGCGCCATCATTTCGGCGCGGTACTCGGGTCGCGCGAGGAACTGACGGCCGGGCTTGCTCACCAGTAA
- the yghU gene encoding glutathione-dependent disulfide-bond oxidoreductase has translation MTDTTDYVPPKVWTWNKDNGGQFANINRPIAGATHDKELPVGKHPLQLYSLGTPNGVKVTVMLEELLELGHAGAEYDAWLIRINQGDQFGSGFVEVNPNSKIPALLDRSGPEPIRIFESGAILMHLAEKFGAFLPTETAARAECLSWLFWQMGSAPFLGGGFGHFYAYAPFKIEYAIDRYAMEVKRQLDVLDRRLAESEYLAGDTYTIADIATWPWYGALAKGLAYDAGEFLQVQDYKNVQRWTDAIAARPAVARGRMVNRVMGDPASQLHERHDASDFATKTQDKLVPAA, from the coding sequence ATGACCGACACGACCGACTACGTCCCACCCAAAGTCTGGACCTGGAACAAGGACAATGGCGGCCAGTTCGCGAACATCAACCGGCCGATCGCCGGGGCGACTCACGACAAGGAACTGCCGGTCGGCAAGCACCCCCTGCAGCTTTATTCACTGGGCACGCCCAATGGCGTGAAGGTGACCGTGATGCTCGAGGAGTTGCTCGAACTCGGTCACGCAGGCGCGGAATATGACGCCTGGCTGATCCGCATCAACCAGGGCGACCAGTTCGGCAGCGGCTTTGTCGAGGTGAACCCGAATTCGAAGATCCCGGCGCTGCTCGACCGAAGCGGGCCTGAACCGATCAGGATCTTCGAATCCGGCGCGATCCTGATGCACCTGGCGGAGAAGTTCGGGGCGTTCCTGCCGACCGAGACGGCGGCCCGTGCGGAATGCCTGTCGTGGCTGTTCTGGCAGATGGGCAGCGCGCCCTTCCTCGGCGGCGGCTTCGGCCATTTCTACGCCTACGCGCCCTTCAAGATCGAATATGCGATCGATCGTTATGCGATGGAGGTGAAGCGGCAACTGGACGTGCTCGACCGGCGGCTTGCCGAGAGCGAGTATCTGGCGGGCGACACCTACACCATCGCCGATATCGCGACCTGGCCCTGGTACGGCGCGCTGGCCAAGGGGCTCGCTTATGACGCGGGCGAATTCCTTCAGGTGCAGGACTACAAGAACGTCCAGCGCTGGACCGATGCGATCGCCGCCCGTCCGGCCGTGGCCCGCGGACGGATGGTCAATCGCGTGATGGGCGATCCGGCGAGCCAGCTCCACGAGCGCCATGATGCGAGCGACTTCGCGACGAAGACACAGGACAAGCTCGTGCCGGCTGCGTGA
- a CDS encoding DUF433 domain-containing protein: protein MTLSGFPRIAVDPAICGGRPVVAGTRVRVTDILEMLAGGASAAEIAADFPYLSVEDVRAALSYAAAAADHPIVLAAE from the coding sequence ATGACGCTATCCGGCTTCCCTCGCATCGCGGTTGATCCGGCCATATGTGGGGGTCGCCCGGTGGTTGCCGGTACGCGGGTGCGTGTGACCGACATATTGGAGATGCTGGCGGGTGGAGCGAGCGCGGCGGAGATCGCCGCCGATTTTCCCTATCTGTCCGTTGAAGATGTGCGAGCCGCCCTTTCTTATGCCGCGGCGGCCGCGGACCACCCGATCGTCCTCGCCGCCGAATGA